A section of the Osmia lignaria lignaria isolate PbOS001 chromosome 3, iyOsmLign1, whole genome shotgun sequence genome encodes:
- the LOC117608031 gene encoding uncharacterized protein LOC117608031 isoform X1, whose translation MKSNSTVQDRLVKQNEISRQRLEQELEILEKVEKSDLRMIETVRHRFRTRRRNLKISEQSGGSNAIDVRMYETHNPGFCYHCTGAIKQVGRPIKQQTTKDSYEFVRSIVFTKDEVDTDKLLCLHLFTAHSVKYNNNDSSAIKPVASLLEKAKNKHFSGAWNNVLPCYVVDLQEDSKDMKLHENPTKQCLEEQTIREFEEKYKQYVEDNADSGGGKPTTRITIRTLEKTSVAPHVYSLLGASHELRIKQALAEGVARKKFNRCNMELNGLDENSLSFHLDDDEDDLTSRVTTNMSNRNWITRSIRSPSRKSGIGSFKLDHGITMLKSKRRKNFDASTKDLITIKSSFTKGPSKTPSIKSTFHSMFDSRPSSNSVISCNLDLTKSLRKCIYLNAPVQSMEFSDKDYKIVPILVNYQLQALVQTVIEVLERVNPEKSRRIIEMAKDTEKIRKMLMRSEILKFAQSLLGQSLVSSPESFVVSAATVANEIDFRFEGILKKEIIALTLEIPSIPPFDSLIAEIRNNIFDDTKKTTRINRNPREDASAPNERTVGKENAETFSSIMFFEQDEYFSSTSENKNCSRKKCTNLQKISNKKHDSLKHRVKQNSGENCIANRLREDNVVETSETQNRQSWRKNSKIKGIEKSRSRISGSILSRRTSNFKTWKTARDHGHSDADHVILRRMTNPQRILVGQMCASLKSRKINNQGLINESVPLAALIAPALSRDCIKFLTRGTVYSKTNVTREQEEIENNDAVPDKLTGPLLAKIRQDVAENETKRRLKSFLKNEVV comes from the exons ATGAAATCCAACTCGACGGTGCAGGATAGGCTTGTTAAGCAGAACGAGATTAGCCGTCAAAGGCTTGAACAAGAACTTGAGATACTGGAGAAGGTAGAAAAGTCGGACTTGAGAATGATCGAGACTGTGAGGCATCGGTTTCGTACACGACGGAGGAATCTAAAAATCTCTGAACAATCAGGTGGATCGAAC GCTATTGACGTGCGCATGTACGAAACCCATAACCCTGGATTTTGCTATCATTGCACTGGCGCGATCAAACAAGTCGGTCGACCTATCAAGCAGCAAACAACGAAAGATTCCTACGAGTTCGTACGCTCCATAGTGTTCACCAAAGACGAAGTAGATACTGACAAACTCCTTTGCCTCCATCTGTTCACTGCCCACAGTGTAAAGTATAACAACAACGATTCCTCCGCGATTAAACCTGTAGCATCACTATTAGAGAAAG CTAAGAATAAACATTTCTCTGGCGCTTGGAACAACGTTCTACCATGTTACGTGGTGGATCTTCAGGAAGACTCAAAGGATATGAAACTCCATGAGAATCCAACGAAACAGTGTTTGGAGGAGCAAACCATCCGCGAGTTTGAGGAAAAGTATAAACAGTACGTGGAGGATAATGCTGATTCCGGGGGTGGTAAACCAACTACTAGAATAACGATACGTACTCTTGAAAAAACATCGGTAGCACCTCATGTTTACTCGTTGTTGGGTGCTTCTCACGAGTTGAGAATCAAGCAAGCACTTGCCGAAGGTGTGGcaagaaaaaaatttaatcGTTGCAACATGGAGCTAAATGGATTGGACGAGAACAGTCTGTCCTTCCATCTAGACGACGACGAGGATGATCTTACAAGCAGAGTAACGACAAATATGTCCAATAGAAATTGGATCACGAGATCGATCAGAAGTCCGTCCAGGAAATCCGGGATTGGCTCGTTCAAGCTCGATCACGGTATTACAATGTTGAAATCAAAACGAAGAAAGAACTTCGATGCCTCAACCAAAGATCTTATTACTATAAAATCTAGTTTCACCAAGGGACCGTCCAAAACTCCGAGCATCAAATCTACGTTCCATAGCATGTTCGACAGTCGTCCGTCGTCGAATTCTGTTATTTCTTGCAATCTAGACTTAACGAAATCATTGAGAAAGTGTATTTATCTAAATGCACCAGTACAATCGATGGAATTTAGTGACAAAGATTACAAGATTGTGCCGATTCTTGTGAATTATCAGCTGCAGGCATTGGTGCAGACTGTGATCGAGGTCCTTGAGAGGGTGAACCCAGAAAAATCGAGGAGGATAATTGAAATGGCAAAGGATAcggaaaaaataagaaaaatgttgaTGCGTTCGGAGATATTGAAATTTGCACAGTCGTTGTTAGGTCAGTCGCTAGTATCCTCGCCGGAGAGCTTCGTCGTTTCAGCCGCGACCGTGGCGAATGAAATAGATTTTCGTTTCGAAGGAATTCTAAAGAAGGAAATAATAGCTTTGACCCTGGAAATACCGTCGATTCCACCGTTCGATTCCTTGATCGCCGAGATACGAAATAACATATTTGACGACACGAAAAAAACGACTCGGATCAACAGGAATCCAAGAGAAGATGCTTCTGCTCCAAATGAAAGAACGGTTGGAAAGGAGAATGCAGAAACCTTctc ATCAATAATGTTTTTCGAACAAGACGAATACTTTTCCAGTacgagtgaaaataaaaattgctcaagaaaaaaatgtacaaaccttcagaaaatttctaataaaaaacaTGATTCATTGAAGCATCGAGTGAAACAGAATTCCG GCGAGAATTGCATTGCAAATAGATTACGAGAAGATAACGTTGTGGAAACTTCGGAAACACAGAATAGACAGAGCTGGAGGAAAAACTCCAAGATAAAAGGCATCGAGAAATCCAGATCGAGAATTTCAGGAAGTATTCTGTCCAGACGCACTTCGAATTTCAAA ACTTGGAAAACTGCCCGGGATCATGGGCATTCAGACGCAGATCATGTAATATTGCGAAGAATGACGAACCCGCAAAGAATTCTAGTGGGACAAATGTGTGCCTCTCTTAAGAGCAGAAAAATTAACAATCAAG gtttaattaatgaaagtgTTCCACTCGCGGCGTTAATTGCACCGGCCCTCTCGCGTGATTGCATTAAATTCTTGACGCGGGGAACAGTATATTCGAAAACAAACGTGACACGCGAgcaagaagaaattgaaaataatgatgCAGTCCCCGATAAATTGACTGGTCCCCTTCTTGCTAAG ATACGGCAAGATGTGGCAGAAAACGAAACAAAACGACGTTTGAAATCTTTCTTAAAAAATGAAGTGGTATGA
- the LOC117608031 gene encoding uncharacterized protein LOC117608031 isoform X2 has translation MYETHNPGFCYHCTGAIKQVGRPIKQQTTKDSYEFVRSIVFTKDEVDTDKLLCLHLFTAHSVKYNNNDSSAIKPVASLLEKAKNKHFSGAWNNVLPCYVVDLQEDSKDMKLHENPTKQCLEEQTIREFEEKYKQYVEDNADSGGGKPTTRITIRTLEKTSVAPHVYSLLGASHELRIKQALAEGVARKKFNRCNMELNGLDENSLSFHLDDDEDDLTSRVTTNMSNRNWITRSIRSPSRKSGIGSFKLDHGITMLKSKRRKNFDASTKDLITIKSSFTKGPSKTPSIKSTFHSMFDSRPSSNSVISCNLDLTKSLRKCIYLNAPVQSMEFSDKDYKIVPILVNYQLQALVQTVIEVLERVNPEKSRRIIEMAKDTEKIRKMLMRSEILKFAQSLLGQSLVSSPESFVVSAATVANEIDFRFEGILKKEIIALTLEIPSIPPFDSLIAEIRNNIFDDTKKTTRINRNPREDASAPNERTVGKENAETFSSIMFFEQDEYFSSTSENKNCSRKKCTNLQKISNKKHDSLKHRVKQNSGENCIANRLREDNVVETSETQNRQSWRKNSKIKGIEKSRSRISGSILSRRTSNFKTWKTARDHGHSDADHVILRRMTNPQRILVGQMCASLKSRKINNQGLINESVPLAALIAPALSRDCIKFLTRGTVYSKTNVTREQEEIENNDAVPDKLTGPLLAKIRQDVAENETKRRLKSFLKNEVV, from the exons ATGTACGAAACCCATAACCCTGGATTTTGCTATCATTGCACTGGCGCGATCAAACAAGTCGGTCGACCTATCAAGCAGCAAACAACGAAAGATTCCTACGAGTTCGTACGCTCCATAGTGTTCACCAAAGACGAAGTAGATACTGACAAACTCCTTTGCCTCCATCTGTTCACTGCCCACAGTGTAAAGTATAACAACAACGATTCCTCCGCGATTAAACCTGTAGCATCACTATTAGAGAAAG CTAAGAATAAACATTTCTCTGGCGCTTGGAACAACGTTCTACCATGTTACGTGGTGGATCTTCAGGAAGACTCAAAGGATATGAAACTCCATGAGAATCCAACGAAACAGTGTTTGGAGGAGCAAACCATCCGCGAGTTTGAGGAAAAGTATAAACAGTACGTGGAGGATAATGCTGATTCCGGGGGTGGTAAACCAACTACTAGAATAACGATACGTACTCTTGAAAAAACATCGGTAGCACCTCATGTTTACTCGTTGTTGGGTGCTTCTCACGAGTTGAGAATCAAGCAAGCACTTGCCGAAGGTGTGGcaagaaaaaaatttaatcGTTGCAACATGGAGCTAAATGGATTGGACGAGAACAGTCTGTCCTTCCATCTAGACGACGACGAGGATGATCTTACAAGCAGAGTAACGACAAATATGTCCAATAGAAATTGGATCACGAGATCGATCAGAAGTCCGTCCAGGAAATCCGGGATTGGCTCGTTCAAGCTCGATCACGGTATTACAATGTTGAAATCAAAACGAAGAAAGAACTTCGATGCCTCAACCAAAGATCTTATTACTATAAAATCTAGTTTCACCAAGGGACCGTCCAAAACTCCGAGCATCAAATCTACGTTCCATAGCATGTTCGACAGTCGTCCGTCGTCGAATTCTGTTATTTCTTGCAATCTAGACTTAACGAAATCATTGAGAAAGTGTATTTATCTAAATGCACCAGTACAATCGATGGAATTTAGTGACAAAGATTACAAGATTGTGCCGATTCTTGTGAATTATCAGCTGCAGGCATTGGTGCAGACTGTGATCGAGGTCCTTGAGAGGGTGAACCCAGAAAAATCGAGGAGGATAATTGAAATGGCAAAGGATAcggaaaaaataagaaaaatgttgaTGCGTTCGGAGATATTGAAATTTGCACAGTCGTTGTTAGGTCAGTCGCTAGTATCCTCGCCGGAGAGCTTCGTCGTTTCAGCCGCGACCGTGGCGAATGAAATAGATTTTCGTTTCGAAGGAATTCTAAAGAAGGAAATAATAGCTTTGACCCTGGAAATACCGTCGATTCCACCGTTCGATTCCTTGATCGCCGAGATACGAAATAACATATTTGACGACACGAAAAAAACGACTCGGATCAACAGGAATCCAAGAGAAGATGCTTCTGCTCCAAATGAAAGAACGGTTGGAAAGGAGAATGCAGAAACCTTctc ATCAATAATGTTTTTCGAACAAGACGAATACTTTTCCAGTacgagtgaaaataaaaattgctcaagaaaaaaatgtacaaaccttcagaaaatttctaataaaaaacaTGATTCATTGAAGCATCGAGTGAAACAGAATTCCG GCGAGAATTGCATTGCAAATAGATTACGAGAAGATAACGTTGTGGAAACTTCGGAAACACAGAATAGACAGAGCTGGAGGAAAAACTCCAAGATAAAAGGCATCGAGAAATCCAGATCGAGAATTTCAGGAAGTATTCTGTCCAGACGCACTTCGAATTTCAAA ACTTGGAAAACTGCCCGGGATCATGGGCATTCAGACGCAGATCATGTAATATTGCGAAGAATGACGAACCCGCAAAGAATTCTAGTGGGACAAATGTGTGCCTCTCTTAAGAGCAGAAAAATTAACAATCAAG gtttaattaatgaaagtgTTCCACTCGCGGCGTTAATTGCACCGGCCCTCTCGCGTGATTGCATTAAATTCTTGACGCGGGGAACAGTATATTCGAAAACAAACGTGACACGCGAgcaagaagaaattgaaaataatgatgCAGTCCCCGATAAATTGACTGGTCCCCTTCTTGCTAAG ATACGGCAAGATGTGGCAGAAAACGAAACAAAACGACGTTTGAAATCTTTCTTAAAAAATGAAGTGGTATGA
- the LOC117608135 gene encoding neuferricin, which produces MMVFKYVWLLPLLVSVYLLYSNDYLNDIRLDSLEKWLNIVKNAYTNMNKNSNLVSDVNHKMFTSDELRKYTNLKDGLYISILGHVFDVTKGEKYYGPGATYHGFTGRDGSLAFITGQFDDNGLIDDISSLSMEQIKALNNWVQFYNETYIYKGKLIGRYYNEDGVPTEEFYNIQQILIEAKEKQFEEEHKKRMFPPCNIEWKPDSGTVVWCSKKSGGIERDWIGVPRMLFESPSSKQYRCACVKLDSKEYEELKGMLKEYTKCPKTAIKCALKTNDL; this is translated from the exons atgATGGTTTTTAAGTATGTTTGGTTATTACCGTTACTTGTATCTGTATATTTACTATATTCAAatgattatctaaatgatatcAGACTTGATTCCTTGGAAAAATGGctaaatattgttaaaaatgcTTATACTAACATGAATAAAAACTCGAACTTGGTATCAGATGTTAACCACAAAATGTTTACATCAGATGAACttagaaaatatacaaatttaaaaGATGGTttgtatatttcaatattaggaCATGTTTTTGATGTTACTAAAGGAGAAAAATATTATGGACCTGGTGCAACTTATCATGGCTTCACTG gTCGTGATGGATCATTAGCATTTATTACAGGACAATTTGATGATAATGGTTTGATAGATGATATCTCTTCATTATCTATGGAACAAATTAAAGCATTAAATAATTGGGTACAATTCTATAATGAAACCTATATTTATAAAG gaaagttaattggTAGATATTATAATGAAGATGGTGTACCAACTGAAGAATTTTACAATATACAACAAATATTAATAGAAGCAAAGGAGAAACAGTTtgaagaagaacacaagaaaAGAATGTTTCCACCTTGCAATATAGAGTGGAAACCAGATTCTGGTACTGTAGTATGGTGCTCTAAGAAAAG tgGAGGAATAGAAAGGGACTGGATTGGTGTACCAAGAATGTTGTTTGAATCTCCAAGTTCTAAACAATACAGGTGTGCGTGTGTCAAGCTTGATAGTAAAGAATATGAGGAATTAAAAGGCATGCTTAAAGAATATACTAAATGTCCAAAAACTGCAATAAAGTGTGCTCTGAAAACAAATGATTTATAA
- the LOC117608032 gene encoding tubulin monoglutamylase TTLL4 isoform X1 — MQVVLEHPDPWRFNDPVRCATTSTSNGAINLYHDLDDEWLIYEKLTENALLRYKRNSQCNKQSKFPNVVRPKSILFDLQVADCCEIIFDERADGDKVTTPASQWMRKSLFPNVPPYVYFHSHERKQAVKLPKEFTKLLKWKFTGTMPKILVKILINSGYQTVLKTNDWSAIWNLSCKDPTRYQRMKSFQKINSIPGSHNLGNKDSLWNHLSKMMKKFGTREYGFMPKTYILPREIQKFENVWLKNGIANTWIIKPPSSGRGQGIKIVNQWWEIPKWHLVVVQRYITKPKLINGLKFDLRLYVLLTSLNPMRIYIYKEGLVRFASVRYVRGGNLNDKYMHLTNSSVNRQNPAYVKNDGVNSFKGHKWSLRCLWSYLEQEGVDVAELWSKIKDIVVKTFIAVEPTMNVAISEYLVSSYTCYELYGFDILLDENFKPWLLEANILPSLQTESPLDTTIKGALIRNVLNMAGYQIPRNERISGSCKKFESIMQDHRLYSMALNLEEKMKQNEINAMQKRDEYFERIIDKLTRDDLRQLIRYEDELSQAENFEKIFPTKRTYEYEKFFDVKRYYDRLLDAWEQRYSDNRREGIERLRRHCEKMQHLQMNPN, encoded by the exons ATGCAGGTTGTCCTCGAGCATCCTGATCCATGGAGATTCAACGATCCGGTGCGATGTGCAACCACCAGCACATCAAACGGAGCGATTAACCTCTATCACGATCTCGACGACGAATGGTTAATTTACGAAAAGCTCACCGAAAATGCTCTCCTTCGTTACAAGAGAAATTCCCAATGCAATAAACAATCTAAATTCCCGAACGTGGTGCGACCTAAATCGATTCTGTTCGATTTACAAGTAGCTGACTGTTGTGAGATTATTTTTGACGAACGAGCAGATGGAGACAAAGTCACTACCCCAGCATCTCAATGGATGAGGAAGAGCCTATTTCCAAACGTTCCCCCGTATGTATATTTCCATAGTCACGAACGGAAACAGGCGGTCAAATTGCCGAAAGAGTTCACGAAACTTCTCAAATGGAAATTCACTGGAACTATGCCAAAGATTTTggttaaaattttaatcaattctgGATATCAAACGGTGCTGAAGACCAACGACTGGTCTGCCATTTGGAATTTGTCTTGCAAAGATCCGACTAGGTATCAGCGTATGAAAAGTTTCCAAAAG ATAAATAGTATCCCAGGATCACATAATCTCGGGAACAAGGATTCACTATGGAACCATCTAAGCAAAATGATGAAGAAATTCGGTACCAGGGAATACGGTTTCATGCCGAAGACATACATTCTACCAAGGGAGATACAAAAGTTCGAAAATGTATGGCTCAAGAATGGCATTGCTAACACGTGGATAATTAAACCACCGTCCTCTGGTCGCGGTCAAGGTATCAAGATAGTTAATCAATGGTGGGAGATTCCAAAGTGGCATTTGGTAGTCGTTCAACGATACATCACCAAACCGAAACTAATTAATGGCTTGAAATTCGATCTACGACTTTACGTGCTTCTAACGAGCCTCAATCCTATGAGGATTTATATCTACAAAGAGGGCTTGGTTCGTTTTGCTTCAGTCAG GTACGTACGAGGAGGGAATCTAAACGACAAGTACATGCATCTAACGAACAGCAGCGTGAATAGACAAAATCCAGCATACGTGAAGAACGACGGGGTGAATTCGTTCAAGGGTCACAAATGGTCCTTACGATGTTTATGGTCGTACCTCGAGCAAGAGGGAGTGGACGTGGCCGAGCTATGGTCCAAGATCAAGGACATTGTCGTTAAAACGTTCATCGCCGTGGAACCGACTATGAACGTAGCCATTTCGGAGTACTTGGTCTCGAGTTACACCTGCTACGAGTTATACGGGTTCGACATACTGCTCGACGAGAATTTCAAGCCCTGGCTGCTCGAAGCCAACATCCTGCCGTCGTTGCAAACGGAGTCGCCACTCGATACGACTATTAAG GGTGCTCTCATTCGAAACGTATTAAACATGGCCGGTTATCAGATACCGAGGAACGAAAGGATATCCGGTAGCTGCAAGAAGTTCGAATCGATCATGCAAGATCACAGGTTGTACAGCATGGCCCTAAATCTCGAAGAGAAGATGAAACAGAACGAGATCAACGCGATGCAAAAACGTGACGAGTATTTCGAGCGAATCATTGATAAACTTACGAGAGACGATCTGAGACAATTGATACGTTACGAAGACGAGCTTAGTCAGGCTGAAAATTTCGAGAAAATCTTTCCAACAAAACGTACGTACGAATATGAGAAATTCTTCGATGTGAAAAGATACTACGACAGATTACTCGATGCTTGGGAGCAACGTTACTCTGATAACCGACGAGAGGGAATCGAAAGATTGCGGAGGCACTGCGAGAAGATGCAACATTTACAGATGAATCCTAATTGA
- the LOC117608032 gene encoding tubulin monoglutamylase TTLL4 isoform X2 encodes MQVVLEHPDPWRFNDPVRCATTSTSNGAINLYHDLDDEWLIYEKLTENALLRYKRNSQCNKQSKFPNVVRPKSILFDLQVADCCEIIFDERADGDKVTTPASQWMRKSLFPNVPPYVYFHSHERKQAVKLPKEFTKLLKWKFTGTMPKILVKILINSGYQTVLKTNDWSAIWNLSCKDPTRYQRMKSFQKINSIPGSHNLGNKDSLWNHLSKMMKKFGTREYGFMPKTYILPREIQKFENVWLKNGIANTWIIKPPSSGRGQGIKIVNQWWEIPKWHLVVVQRYITKPKLINGLKFDLRLYVLLTSLNPMRIYIYKEGLVRFASVRYVRGGNLNDKYMHLTNSSVNRQNPAYVKNDGVNSFKGHKWSLRCLWSYLEQEGVDVAELWSKIKDIVVKTFIAVEPTMNVAISEYLVSSYTCYELYGFDILLDENFKPWLLEANILPSLQTESPLDTTIKIPRNERISGSCKKFESIMQDHRLYSMALNLEEKMKQNEINAMQKRDEYFERIIDKLTRDDLRQLIRYEDELSQAENFEKIFPTKRTYEYEKFFDVKRYYDRLLDAWEQRYSDNRREGIERLRRHCEKMQHLQMNPN; translated from the exons ATGCAGGTTGTCCTCGAGCATCCTGATCCATGGAGATTCAACGATCCGGTGCGATGTGCAACCACCAGCACATCAAACGGAGCGATTAACCTCTATCACGATCTCGACGACGAATGGTTAATTTACGAAAAGCTCACCGAAAATGCTCTCCTTCGTTACAAGAGAAATTCCCAATGCAATAAACAATCTAAATTCCCGAACGTGGTGCGACCTAAATCGATTCTGTTCGATTTACAAGTAGCTGACTGTTGTGAGATTATTTTTGACGAACGAGCAGATGGAGACAAAGTCACTACCCCAGCATCTCAATGGATGAGGAAGAGCCTATTTCCAAACGTTCCCCCGTATGTATATTTCCATAGTCACGAACGGAAACAGGCGGTCAAATTGCCGAAAGAGTTCACGAAACTTCTCAAATGGAAATTCACTGGAACTATGCCAAAGATTTTggttaaaattttaatcaattctgGATATCAAACGGTGCTGAAGACCAACGACTGGTCTGCCATTTGGAATTTGTCTTGCAAAGATCCGACTAGGTATCAGCGTATGAAAAGTTTCCAAAAG ATAAATAGTATCCCAGGATCACATAATCTCGGGAACAAGGATTCACTATGGAACCATCTAAGCAAAATGATGAAGAAATTCGGTACCAGGGAATACGGTTTCATGCCGAAGACATACATTCTACCAAGGGAGATACAAAAGTTCGAAAATGTATGGCTCAAGAATGGCATTGCTAACACGTGGATAATTAAACCACCGTCCTCTGGTCGCGGTCAAGGTATCAAGATAGTTAATCAATGGTGGGAGATTCCAAAGTGGCATTTGGTAGTCGTTCAACGATACATCACCAAACCGAAACTAATTAATGGCTTGAAATTCGATCTACGACTTTACGTGCTTCTAACGAGCCTCAATCCTATGAGGATTTATATCTACAAAGAGGGCTTGGTTCGTTTTGCTTCAGTCAG GTACGTACGAGGAGGGAATCTAAACGACAAGTACATGCATCTAACGAACAGCAGCGTGAATAGACAAAATCCAGCATACGTGAAGAACGACGGGGTGAATTCGTTCAAGGGTCACAAATGGTCCTTACGATGTTTATGGTCGTACCTCGAGCAAGAGGGAGTGGACGTGGCCGAGCTATGGTCCAAGATCAAGGACATTGTCGTTAAAACGTTCATCGCCGTGGAACCGACTATGAACGTAGCCATTTCGGAGTACTTGGTCTCGAGTTACACCTGCTACGAGTTATACGGGTTCGACATACTGCTCGACGAGAATTTCAAGCCCTGGCTGCTCGAAGCCAACATCCTGCCGTCGTTGCAAACGGAGTCGCCACTCGATACGACTATTAAG ATACCGAGGAACGAAAGGATATCCGGTAGCTGCAAGAAGTTCGAATCGATCATGCAAGATCACAGGTTGTACAGCATGGCCCTAAATCTCGAAGAGAAGATGAAACAGAACGAGATCAACGCGATGCAAAAACGTGACGAGTATTTCGAGCGAATCATTGATAAACTTACGAGAGACGATCTGAGACAATTGATACGTTACGAAGACGAGCTTAGTCAGGCTGAAAATTTCGAGAAAATCTTTCCAACAAAACGTACGTACGAATATGAGAAATTCTTCGATGTGAAAAGATACTACGACAGATTACTCGATGCTTGGGAGCAACGTTACTCTGATAACCGACGAGAGGGAATCGAAAGATTGCGGAGGCACTGCGAGAAGATGCAACATTTACAGATGAATCCTAATTGA